In Clostridium ljungdahlii DSM 13528, the genomic window ATTTTATGATCTAATAAAAAAATATAACTTACATGAAAAAATATACATAGAAAATGGTGTGTTAGAAACTAAGATTGATTTAAAGTCTTTAGAAGAAATATTTAACATGCCTTTTATTTTACCAAAAAATAAGTTTGAATTGGTACATACATATGAAAACATAGGATTACATTACGATGGATATAAGAGAATTAAAAAACAACTAGAAGCAGAAGGAAAACAAATCTTTACTAAAGCATGGACACAAAGAACTTATGTAAAAATTAGTTATTAAATTTAGATTAGAAGATACACATGAAAATTGTGTATCTTTTTTAATTAAATGAGTATAGTAGGAGGAATTATAATGAAAGAAAGTAAAAAATATACAAATATAGACAATAAATATTTAGCAATGGCATTGAGTTTTTTAGGATTGAGATTTTATAAATTTACAGATGATACAGGGAGATTGGTATATAGTTTTGAAAAAAATGATAAATTTGATTTGGCATTACATAAATTATTGATGTTAAAAAAAGAATTTAAAGCAAATTAGAAAGGATAAAAAATATGAATACAAGCAAATTAGAATTAAATAAAGAATATAAGAATTATAAAGTATTATGTATAATATTAGAAGAAAAAATTAAAAATGGTAAATCAAAAAAATTACAATTGCAAGATTGGAGTAGATATTTTAAATATCATAAAATTGGTAATAAATTTATTATTGATGAAATATATGATACTCCAAAAGAAAAAATTGATAATAGAAAAGGGCATAGTGGTAAAAATAAAAACAGTAGAAATAATTGTATTTATGGTGGTTCTGTAGATATAATATTATCTGATTATTTTAAAAATACAAGTAATGCAATAATATATAAAACTACAAATCAATTAGCAGTACAAGCAGGATTGATTAATAGAAATTATAGTTCTGCATTTAGTAATAAACATAATTTTTTTAAATATTCTACTAAAGATACAGAATTAAATTCAACAGCAGGTTTTGATTTTTTTAGTTTTTGCAAAGGTTCATTAAAAGATATTATTAGAAAATCTTTACAAAGATTATATTCTTTAAAATATATTATTTTTGAAGAAACTTATTTACTTTCTTATCAATATGAAGTTAGAAGAGCAACAGAGGAAGAAATTCAAATTATCGAAAATATAGAACAGCAAGTATTAAAAGATATGCAAATAGATAACAAAAACAAACTACAGTATAATGATAAATTAAGGAAAAGATATTATGATAAAATAAATAATTTAGCAATGGATAAAATAGATAATTTAGATGTGCTTTATATTGGATATAAGATAACTATAAATAAAGATAATATACCAGATGAAAAACATGATATTCAACAGTTAAGAGAAGAATTAAATAAATTATTTAAAGAAAGAACTCTTATGAAAATGCAAAAAAGAAAAGATAAATATGTAGAAGGTAATCCTTATATTGGACAACCTAGTCCATTTTGGGAAGAGTTTGTGCTAGAAAGATTAAATGAAAATTATATGCAGTATGCTAATTATATATGTAATATGTTATTGGATCTAAAGACGAAAGATATAAGAGATTACTTAAAATTATAAAAAAGTTGGCACTTTTTCAAAACCTTATATAAATAAAAATAATATATTATATAGAGTTTTAAAAAAGTGCCAACTTTTGATATTCTAATAAATCAAAAAATCTAATAAACACTAAATTTGATTGGGTTGCGACTAAGCAAACCCATATCAAATTTATGAGGGACTTGCAAAAGTCCCGAACCTCTTACATATTAAGTTTATAGTCAAAGACCTTTTTCAATTTATTAATCTTTATTCAAGTTTCCACGCCAAGTAAGGCGTTCCACTTTCATAAAGAGTTAATAAATTGAGAGTTGGATTTTTAAAAAGGATAAATTTATTAATATCATAAATACCAAAAAGATAATTCAAAAACATTTTAAGTAAAAATTGTATGTAATCATATGTTTTAGAAGGATTTAGTCGTAAATTTGTAGAATACTAATAATATATGAATAAATTGTGAATAGACATAAATATATGAGGGGGATTATATTTTATGAAAAGAACTAATAAAGCTTATATCGTAATAATATTAATTATTATAGGTACAGCATTTGCACCAGTAATTGCTCATAAATTACAATCTAGTAAAGACACTATATCTACATCTCAAGTGGATACTCAAAATGATAATAGTAGTACAAGTACTAATCAAGATAATGATAGTACCTCTCAAATAGGTACACAAACTGATAATAACAGTACACAACAAGATAATGATAGTACTTCTAAACCTGACAATAGTGCAACAACTAATAAGTCCACAGATTTTAAAGAAGGTGAAGAAATCACATTATCAGAGGATGCTTCAGTATGTTCGTCAAAAGATAATGTAGATAAAATGATTAATTATTTACAAAATAAAAATGAGCAAGCGATTGAAAATATGGAGAATAAAGGAGAAGCAAAGGTTATTCCTAAAGGATCTAATATAACAATAGTTAAATTGGGTATTGTGGTAGAAATAGAGGATTCTAACGGACAAGATTGGTATGCACCTTATGAAGTTTTTAAATAATATATAGAACCAGAAGGGGGATTTTATTAATATGGAGAAAATTAATATGCTTTTAAAAAGGCATAAGATTTTAATTTTTGCAGTAGTTATTATAATTTTTATTGCAGTATTTGGAGGTTATCAATATAAAGTATATGCTGATAATAGAAACTTCGATAATAATATTACACAAGCTGAAAGCTATTATAAATCAGATCAATTTATTAAAGCTAAAGGATATTATCAAGCTGCTTTAAAATATAAGGATAGCAATGATATTAAAAAGAAGATAAAATTGTGTGATGATATGAAATCTTCATATGATAACTTTAATAATGGAGTGAGTCTTTTTAATAAAAAAGATTATTTAAATGCTTATAATAGTTTCAAAGAAGTAATATCAGAAGATAAAAAAAGATATGATAAAGCTAAAACTAAAGCTGATGAAAGTGCAACTTTATATATTAATGATCAAATAGTCAAAGCAAAAGATTCAGCAAATAAAGCAGAATACCAAGATGCAATTAATTGTATGGCTCAAGTTATGGAAATTAACTCAGATAATAAAAAGGTTAATGAATTGGAATCACAAGCCAAACAGTTAAAAAGTCAATATGAATCACAATTGCAGCAAAAAGATAAACAGGATGCTATAAATAATGCAAGAAGTATAATTCATGTAACAAGTATATATACAAGTGAACCTAATACTGCTAGTGGTGTTGATTTACACATAGTTTGGACAAATACCTCAAATAAAGTTGTAAAATATGCAAAATTTGAAGTTGTACCATATAATGCAGTTGGAGATCCACAAGAATGTACTATAAGACATGAACCAAGTTTTAAAGGGCAAGCTACAGGGCCGATTAATCCAGGTCAAACATGGGGATATGAAAAATTATGGGAAAATGCATGGTATAATAGTACAATTGTTAAAGCTCAAATAAATCAAATTGATATAACATATATGGATGGTACAACTGCAACATTAGATAAAGACCAAGTTCAATATGTTTTGAATTAAATAATATTTGTTATGGAATTTGATGGCATTGTATTTTTAAATCAATGAACATCATCACTATATGTGGTAGAAGTATGTACCTAATATACTATATTTTGTGGTATAATAATATATAAGTTTAGAGGAGATGGTGTTTGTTGCATTCTATTGCGAATAATAAAGTAGTTATGACTATGCAAGAGAGAATTTTAATTATGAACAGTAGCATTTGTGATGAAAAAGGGAATTTAAAAAGAGTATTAAAATGTTTTGACAAAAGTATAAGAGAAAAAGATCTACAAAAGATAAAAGATATAGATTTTGAAGTTTTTCAATTAATTAAAACTAGAGATGCTATAGAGGAAATAGAAAATAATATGTCTACTGAATGGAAACCTACAAGGTATAACGGAATAATAAAAGAGCCTTGTCAGTTATGTGGAAATCGAAAATCAGAAGAAAAATTCACTATAAGAAACAAGTCGAATCATAATGAGTTATTAGTTGGGACAAGATGTATTCATAGATTTGATAATTTAGAAGATAAACTAAGTGGCATTCCAGTAGATCAATATGCTAAATATGCTAAAACAAGTCCTCAAAAATTGAAGAGAATTATATATTTTAATAGTATATGTCCTGATGGAAAATCTATATTCCTAATTTGGAAACATAAATATGAGAAATTTGATATATTATTTCCTAAAAATTATGATATTGAGTTTTCAAATATATTAAAACTAAGTAAGCGAATTTATAATTCTTATATAAATGGTAAAATTCCTCAAAAACAAGTAAATACTTTTAAAAAATGGGTTAATGAATTTAATTATTTCTATAAGAAATGTGAGCAGTTCTATAATACGCATAAAGATGATAAGTATGTTTGTACTAGAAAAATTGCTGATTTTTTATTAAAAAGTAAATTGAATACAACTTTAGAGTACATACAAAGAACTGGTGAAATAAAGAAGGAAGTTGCTCCGTACGTATATCATATTGATTTTATTAAAAGATTTAAAAAAGATATAGAAAAAGTATTTCTACAATATAAAATAATATTAAAAGGGATTAATAATAATTACGTTATATTTTCATATGAATATAAACAATTTGCAGCAGTATTTTTAGAGGTGTCATTAAAGAATTTTACTAGACAATTTTATTCTATCTTTTATGGTAATGTACAATATGATGAATATAATTTGTTTTCAGAATTAAATGTATGTAATGATTATGATAGTGTATATAATTTTATAGGTATATTGAATGGTTTATTAAAGCACAGTCAATATAAATTTTATATTAATAATGAATTATATAATAAACAAGTGATGGAATTACAAAACAAGAATACAGAACAATATACTAATATTGAGTTAAATAATTTTTTAAAGAAACATATGTATGTTTTTTATATGAATGAAAACAGTGCAAGAATAAAAATGTTAAGTTATATTAAGAAAGTAAAAGGTTGGAAAGATCAGATGGATAAAGACAAATACGACATTGGCGATATTAGTAGTGAGTGGTCAGTAAATTAAGTTTATAAGAAGTTAGTTAAAGAACTTATAGAAATATAGGTTCTTTTTTTTATACAAAAAATTAGAAAGGAGTAAATAATATATGGCAGATGGATTAAAAATAGGTTGGAATCAAGAAAATTTAAACCAAATGATTCGACAAATTGAAGAAATGAAAAATAAAGTTACAGAGAATAGCGTAAATATTTCTATAAATAAAGATAGTGTACTTAGTCAATTGGATTCTATGATCTCAGGGATTAAGAATATGCAAGAAAAAGCTTCAACTCCAATAGATATACAAATAAATACAACCAAAAGTCAAGAAGAATTGGCTAATATCAAGGGTAGTTTTGAAGATATAGCAAATGCATATAAGAATTTAGGTAATGCAAGCTTTAGTTCTATTAATTTTGATGGTAATGGTATGTTGAAAGACTTTACTATTCAATTGGAGCAGGTCAATGGACTTATAGATAAAGTAAAATATAATGCTAAAGACTTTGTGGATGGACAGAATAATATGACTCCAATATCATTTAAGGTGGATAATATTAAACAAATTAATGATATTGATAAAGTAATAGATAAGGTAGAAAACTTTAAAAATAAATATAATGATGCTATTAGAGATTTACAAGGCAATGGCAATGTTAAAGAAAGTTCTATAGGTGAATTCCAAAAGCAATTAGATTCTTTAAATACAACTAATTTTAAGGAAAAAGCTAATGAAATAAAAAATACATATAACGATTTATTAAATCAACAGAAACAATATACTACTGAATTAAAACAACAGGAACAATTAAGTAATTTTGTTACTGTTCAGAAAAATAAATTAAATAATACAAGAAGTGGATATAATGGTAAATTAGATACTGGCAGTACACAGTATCTTGAACTAGAAGTTACATATGGAAAATTAATAGAGGAATTAAATACATATAAAAAGGAAGGAAAAGCACTTACTACAGAGGAAACCAATGATATTAAAGAGAGAATAAACAATTTTGGCAGAGAAAAGAATTCTATATTAGAAGTTACAAATACTATAAAACAACAAGAAAATGCTGTAGATGGATTAAAAAATAAATTTGGTAATATTATACCTACTAGCAAAATAAATCAAATAAAAGAAGCATTACAAAGTTTATATAAGTCAAACGATTTAAAAGGAGATAGCAATGCTATTTCCCAAGAAATAGAAAAATTAAAACAATTAGCAAATGAAGTTCAAAGAGTAAAAGGATTTGGCTCTAATGCAGGTACTTTTAGTGGTACAGGAATAAATATGGGTTCTAGTTTACAAGACATAGAAGAATTTATTCAAAAGACAGTAAGTGCTAAAGCTAGTATAGATAATATAAAAGAAAGTATGGATTCTTTAGGAAATAAGGTTAAGACGGTTACTTATAGCGTTAATGAAGGTAATGGTGTAATTAGTAAACATAAAATGACGATAGATGAGGACACAAGCTCTTTGTATAATATTGCTACTGGACTACAAAATGCAAGTTCAAAAAATAGTTCTTTTAGTTCTAGTATAGGTAATGCGGTTAAGAATCTTGCACTCTACGCAACGGGAGCAGGGCTTGCTTATGAAGCAATTAACAAAATCAAAGATGCTATCGACAACGTTAATAGTGTAAATAAATCACAGGCAAATTTGCAGATGGTAACTGGAATGAATCAAGATCAAGTTAAAGGACTTACTAAGCAATATACAGATTTAGCAAATCAGCTTCATGTTACCCAAAGTCAAGTGTTATCAAGTGCTGAGAATTTCCTTAGAGCAGGTCATAGTGTACAAGAATCTATGGGACTAATAAAAGCTACCAATATAGGGGCAGCATTAAGTGGTCAAGACGCAAAGGATGTAGCAGATCAATTAATAGCTATTTCTAATGGATTTAGGATGAATACGTCTAATGCAAAAGAATTAAATGATGTAGTTTCAAAACTCACCGTTGCAGATAATGAAAGTGCTACCAGTTTTAAGGAAATAGCAACAGCAATGCAGGGATCAAGTAATATGGCACAATCTGTAAAAGTAGATTTTAATCATCTGTTAAGCTATATAAGTACAGTATCTAGTGTTAGTAGAAGAAATGCAAGTAGTATAGGTCAATCTTTTGTTGCACAATTTGCACGATATCAAAATGTAAAAGGTGGACAAAAATTTGATGCTGAAAATCAAGATTTATCAAACGTTGAGAGGGATTTACATAAATATGCTGATATAAATTTAAGGTCTGATTCTAAAACTTTTAAATCATATGAAACGGTTATAGATGATCTAACTAAGAAGTGGGGAAAACTCGATGAGGTGTCTAGGGCTGCCATATCAAAAGCCATGGCGGGAACGACACATGCTGAAGATTTCCAAGTGTTAATGAATAATATGGACAAAGTTAATGGAATGATGAAAGATTTAGGTAATGCTTCAGGTTATGCAGAAAAACAATATGAAAAAGTATTTGCTAAAAGTACACAAGCAAGAATTAATGATTTTAAAAATAGTTTAACTGGTTTATATCAATCAATGATTTCTAGTGAATCTATAAATAAGGGTTTAAATGCTTTAACAGGTTTTATAAAAACATTGGATACATTAGCAACTACGAGTAAAGGTTCTGGTGTTGCATTAGCAGGATTAGCAGCAAGTATGGTATTAATAATAACTAAAGGAAAAGCTATTACAGGATTATTTACACAAATAGGAATAGTATTAAGTAATTTTATGATTGTAGCTAGTAAAGCAGGAGTAGTAGCTGGATTAGCAGATACATTCAATATATTGGCAACTTCTATAAAAGGCGTAACAGTAGCATTACTTACTAATCCATTAACATTGACAATTGCAGCTTTAGGAGTAGCCACAGCAGTAATAATAAAGCATGTAGAACATCAAAAAGAATTAAAAGAACAAACGGATGGTTTAAGAGATTCTTATGTTACGTTAACTCAAGCGATGAAGGATAATGATAGTGCTAGTATAAGTTCATCTTCTAAAAATTTAAAATCTTCACAGGAACAGTTACAAAATTTAATTAAACAAAGAAATGAATTACAAAAACAAATGAATAGTTCTCCTAATATAGGAGATCCAAGGGTAGATGCTCCAATAAAAAATATGAATGCTAGTAAGTTAGATGATGTAAATAAAAAAATAAAAGAGCAGGAACAAGTATTATCTGATGCAGGAGTAGCTTTTAATAAAACCACTGGAGAGGTAATGGCTTTAACTGTTGCAGAAAGTAGAATAGAAACAAATGGTGTGGTAGATAAAATTAAAGATACTACTCAAGCTGAAATAGACCACAAAGATGAAATTATAAAATTAGGAAATGAATATAACAATTTAGCTCAAATACAGAAACCTAGCATAGATCAACAACAACAAATGAGTGATTTAGCACAAACTTTAAGTAATAATGTTTCTGGATTAACAACAGTAAAAGATAAAGATGGTAATGTAACTATAAAAAATAATGGTTTATTAAATGCAGAAATATCTATATTAGGTGATGAAGGAGTCTCCGTAGATAAATTAAAGCAAATTAAATTAGATGCTGCGAAATCTAATGAACAAGTGCAAATTGGAGAAACTACTGTTACATACGAACAAGCTAAAGCAAGAGTTCAAATATTAAATGATGAAGCTAATGCTTGGACTGGTGTTGCTAATATGTCTGAATTACCAGATTCTACAAGAAAGATGGCTCAGGGTTTTGCTAAAAATAGTAAACAGAAAGCTAATGATATACAAGCTTATATAAATAATATTGATAATACTTATAATAAAGCCATGAGTGATACTACTTCATCAACACAAGCATTAACAGATGAAAACAATAATGGATATACTCCTAGCGAAGACGGAGCAACTTCATCTACTAAGAAAAATACAGAAGCACAGAAAGCACAGAAAGCAATAATAGATAAAGTAAAAGAAGCAACTAAAGAATATGAAACAGAATTAAAAAATCTTGACAATATTGAATATAAATTAGAAGATAATTTGAAACATATGGATGAAACATCGGAAAAATATCGTCAAGGATTAAGAGAAGAAATAGATATATTAAAGCAAAAAGAAGGTTTTTTACAAAAAGGAATAAATTTAAATAATTCTAGTATGGGAGCATTAGGAGGATATGCTAGTGGAGCAGGTTCTCAATTAGGCGAAGAGGTAGCACAATTAGCAGAACAATATCAAGGCGTACCTTATGTTCGAGGTGGTGCAGATCCTTCAGGTTTTGATTGTTCAGGATTAGTTCAATATGTATACTCACAACTTGGTATATCACTTCCTAGAACATCAGAAGAACAATTTACAGTAGGAACACCAGTAGATAAAGATAATTTACAACCTGGAGATTTAGTATTTTTTGAAGGTAGTTCTCCTGGACATGTCGCAATTTATACTGGAGGCGGAGATATTGTAGCGGCAACACATTCTGGAAGTGACGTAAAAGTAGAATCTTTAGATGATGTAGCTAATGCAGATGGATATAGTGGTGCTAGACGAATTGTTTCAGGAGGTTCTAGTAGTGAATCTTCTGTACCAAGTGAAATGACATATAAAGAAATTGTAGATGCAGCAGGTAGCAAATATGGTGTAGATCCTAACCTTATAGCAGCAGTAATAGAACAAGAAAGTTCATGGGAAGCTGACCAGAAAACTGGTGGTGCTGTAGGATTAATGCAACTTGAACCAGAAACAGCAGAATCTATGGGATTACCAAGAGATCAAAGAACAGATCCGTTAAAGAATGTAATGGCAGGAACTCAATATCTCGCTGGATTAATTAATAAGTATGGTGAAGAAAAAGGTGTAGCTCTTTATAACACTGGTGAATATGGTGGAGGAAATTATGGATATGCTAATTCAGTAGAAAGTAAAAAATCTGCATATGCTAGTGGTAGTAAATCCATTCCAAATAGTAGTGCAGATGTTAGTGGAGATACTGATGTACTATCTGAAATGGATGATTTAAATTCTAAAACAGCAGATTATCAAAAACAGTTAATAGATGCTCAAAGTAAAGTTTTTGATACATATACAAGAATTTATAATTCTCAATTAGATGAATTTAAATTACAGATAGATAATTATACTAAATTACAGGAATATAATAAGAATCAATACGATTTATTAAGGGAAACTGATTTTACTTCTGCTGATAAATATGCAAAAGCTGAATGGCAGGATGAAAATGATATTTATGGTGTGTTA contains:
- a CDS encoding phage tail tape measure protein, yielding MADGLKIGWNQENLNQMIRQIEEMKNKVTENSVNISINKDSVLSQLDSMISGIKNMQEKASTPIDIQINTTKSQEELANIKGSFEDIANAYKNLGNASFSSINFDGNGMLKDFTIQLEQVNGLIDKVKYNAKDFVDGQNNMTPISFKVDNIKQINDIDKVIDKVENFKNKYNDAIRDLQGNGNVKESSIGEFQKQLDSLNTTNFKEKANEIKNTYNDLLNQQKQYTTELKQQEQLSNFVTVQKNKLNNTRSGYNGKLDTGSTQYLELEVTYGKLIEELNTYKKEGKALTTEETNDIKERINNFGREKNSILEVTNTIKQQENAVDGLKNKFGNIIPTSKINQIKEALQSLYKSNDLKGDSNAISQEIEKLKQLANEVQRVKGFGSNAGTFSGTGINMGSSLQDIEEFIQKTVSAKASIDNIKESMDSLGNKVKTVTYSVNEGNGVISKHKMTIDEDTSSLYNIATGLQNASSKNSSFSSSIGNAVKNLALYATGAGLAYEAINKIKDAIDNVNSVNKSQANLQMVTGMNQDQVKGLTKQYTDLANQLHVTQSQVLSSAENFLRAGHSVQESMGLIKATNIGAALSGQDAKDVADQLIAISNGFRMNTSNAKELNDVVSKLTVADNESATSFKEIATAMQGSSNMAQSVKVDFNHLLSYISTVSSVSRRNASSIGQSFVAQFARYQNVKGGQKFDAENQDLSNVERDLHKYADINLRSDSKTFKSYETVIDDLTKKWGKLDEVSRAAISKAMAGTTHAEDFQVLMNNMDKVNGMMKDLGNASGYAEKQYEKVFAKSTQARINDFKNSLTGLYQSMISSESINKGLNALTGFIKTLDTLATTSKGSGVALAGLAASMVLIITKGKAITGLFTQIGIVLSNFMIVASKAGVVAGLADTFNILATSIKGVTVALLTNPLTLTIAALGVATAVIIKHVEHQKELKEQTDGLRDSYVTLTQAMKDNDSASISSSSKNLKSSQEQLQNLIKQRNELQKQMNSSPNIGDPRVDAPIKNMNASKLDDVNKKIKEQEQVLSDAGVAFNKTTGEVMALTVAESRIETNGVVDKIKDTTQAEIDHKDEIIKLGNEYNNLAQIQKPSIDQQQQMSDLAQTLSNNVSGLTTVKDKDGNVTIKNNGLLNAEISILGDEGVSVDKLKQIKLDAAKSNEQVQIGETTVTYEQAKARVQILNDEANAWTGVANMSELPDSTRKMAQGFAKNSKQKANDIQAYINNIDNTYNKAMSDTTSSTQALTDENNNGYTPSEDGATSSTKKNTEAQKAQKAIIDKVKEATKEYETELKNLDNIEYKLEDNLKHMDETSEKYRQGLREEIDILKQKEGFLQKGINLNNSSMGALGGYASGAGSQLGEEVAQLAEQYQGVPYVRGGADPSGFDCSGLVQYVYSQLGISLPRTSEEQFTVGTPVDKDNLQPGDLVFFEGSSPGHVAIYTGGGDIVAATHSGSDVKVESLDDVANADGYSGARRIVSGGSSSESSVPSEMTYKEIVDAAGSKYGVDPNLIAAVIEQESSWEADQKTGGAVGLMQLEPETAESMGLPRDQRTDPLKNVMAGTQYLAGLINKYGEEKGVALYNTGEYGGGNYGYANSVESKKSAYASGSKSIPNSSADVSGDTDVLSEMDDLNSKTADYQKQLIDAQSKVFDTYTRIYNSQLDEFKLQIDNYTKLQEYNKNQYDLLRETDFTSADKYAKAEWQDENDIYGVLTKKETFIKDQQKQNVYDEATLAKMKQDLLDTQEQEVETINKLHDEFTEWQDNALTDATKHYKDQLTEIQAQLDLIDTKDKNNYQDELELNKQELEQQEEIKARTEERLQAIKELIDAEKNDTTKQVLIDEYNKINNELLATSKEIASINNSIDELNLENKLKSYVDDIKSVNDELDVLNDKTDSSKANGETIEDFDKKIGYYNQINDDLQKQIDLYTQQIKLWQDLRSEFEKGSELWTEYNDKVNDAQGKLTELEKNKIDNAKKTEELTENQVLDIAENAIYGGKTQQEFEDNAKARENAIDEQLKLMDKQEQNLQEQETRNKNLLDLEEARVKLQEDQSNKNVQELTKDKNGNWQFTYVANQDTVDQDEKDMRDKMQSNNDWERQNKQKHDQDALNDEKEQLEEEVSMRQEAMERIKTNIENNFNDQRNLFTTGQTDIATIVENSLSQISNLYSSTFPEITNIITENVEAQIAEMNKLNPNFANVQNAITGITNPQTPAVTQHVVYGSGIDIDNAKQMFGTDGITYVNIDKDHMTDEQRKKIKLGDNDLLLGGAGVTYGITENQNGGSGTRLWGQDRYATNEKMANWSEENQETKHFVFAAGEDLINAKAIYGDAYTYIPTDRWTEKEWSELHTKAGDKVIGSQDRTPGLVLNGATRIYGQDRNDTANKIENNALDKGIIDKRNVYAGGKDYESAKQLLDSTYYNLIDISSKDFDASKVNLTGDDWVLGGEAVTSSLNNQISQSRARRIYGQTADDTKKALEKARDDDLANVQKYNQNVTKNIKQSTQKQTVLIQDAQTKESYSIEVGANTNLDTVIASMGNIYDVTNDGMGRVVVTVNDHVQEAIESFNKLLEAEAAAGIQVSSYTPTKIGDVDTRPVEYATGADAKILEVQYGETIRILPGTGFSRRPGSTRYDTNRLYQEDLARKGYLPIHDAGDLYKYADGGKIDYTGLAIVDGTPSKPEMVLNSDDTSKYLEASKLIRDVDLDKSLNAYQYIPDLMPNLMKSIPMNNLIKNNCNQQPTQVSNTFKFDKVELPNVTDVESFVKELGNFGVRQFTSSYVNGY